A part of Aegilops tauschii subsp. strangulata cultivar AL8/78 chromosome 2, Aet v6.0, whole genome shotgun sequence genomic DNA contains:
- the LOC141041502 gene encoding uncharacterized protein, whose protein sequence is MAAPRAFFLGVCAVLLAATVANAEAASVVVGLAKCAGCTRKDMKAEEAFKRLRVAIKCRNVHGEYESKAVGGLDRTGAFSVPLATDLHGADCVAQLHSAASNAPCPGQEPSKIVPLSEGTTTFGVVAGAKTTATPSVASPECASAFCPSTTHNIGKKPRGGGHHKKKHNPHKPETKALP, encoded by the coding sequence ATGGCAGCTCCGAGAGCATTCTTCCTCGGCGTCTGCGCCGTGCTGCTGGCGGCCACCGTCGCCAACGCCGAGGCGGCGTCCGTGGTGGTCGGCCTGGCCAAGTGCGCCGGCTGCACCAGGAAGGACATGAAGGCCGAGGAAGCCTTCAAGCGTCTCCGGGTGGCGATCAAGTGCAGGAACGTCCACGGCGAGTACGAGAGCAAGGCGGTGGGCGGCCTCGACCGCACCGGCGCCTTCAGCGTGCCCCTGGCCACCGACCTCCACGGCGCCGACTGCGTCGCGCAGCTCCACAGCGCCGCCTCCAACGCGCCGTGCCCCGGCCAGGAGCCGTCCAAGATCGTGCCGCTGTCCGAGGGCACCACCACCTTCGGCGTCGTCGCCGGCGCCAAGACCACCGCCACGCCGTCGGTGGCGTCCCCGGAGTGCGCGTCGGCCTTCTGCCCCTCGACCACGCACAACATCGGGAAGAAGCCCCGCGGCGGCGgccaccacaagaagaagcacaACCCGCACAAGCCGGAGACCAAGGCCCTGCCGTAA
- the LOC141041501 gene encoding protein FAR1-RELATED SEQUENCE 5-like: protein MLKFMRCYKKITPQEKFFIQVLQKARLEPRKVMRIFTAMGKPRREIMFDTIDISNIACRDRAAERGTDIADTMKLFADMQRRRPGFHHVEETENNVVRSLFWTDSLCKMNYDLYGDFVSFDTTFSTNIYGLPFAPIIGVDNHGSTVLFGVGLLKDEKIGSFKWLLSMFVEAMGGKEPKYIITDQDQAMKTAIEEALPRTRHKFCWWHIRNNQKENNAAVFAQHPGMSDDLFRIVKNSLDQDEFDRAWKEAISMHKVEGNKHLNMLWELRNFCVPAYFKDCFYPFSSTTTRSESTNSMWKNYVDHKDTIKRFVDAYHMIQQNCLATLDKKRHRTEEKAPSLETGFPIERQASQVYTNEIFRKFQMELWNRTYFKCSDLTKGRAYFFKKITEPGEKVWKPYPGEEFDKSEFRVDVDEQKEIYSCSCKKMSRDGIQCCHVLKVMDQTGMINQLPKSFVIPRWTRNLSESLKVLSTSQGDSMTAQDDETMRFFLAYAELSDIRSNACRKEKAYSVLRECMVDMKIKVMAALAEEPDTCILAKTLKNPPMSGSKGTKKGDQIKAGSEKKGKGNKAASKCGRCRVKGHRKTNCLDNPEVQERMWIEEEKRKSQEEKRARSMKWPTTPTTPSRTSNGSGQCTPSPGGRRHTPATPTTPLTAGSIHQSLASMPESNITQARHTECVQGSPGQGTESAQSIFRKERSEWRLFGTGELYE, encoded by the coding sequence AGGCGAGGTTAGAACCAAGGAAGGTTATGCGGATTTTTACTGCCATGGGGAAACCGAGGCGAGAAATTATGTTCGACACGATTGACATAAGCAACATTGCATGCCGGGATAGGGCTGCAGAGCGCGGCACTGATATCGCAGACACCATGAAACTGTTTGCCGATATGCAGAGGCGGAGGCCGGGATTCCACCATGTGGAAGAGACAGAGAACAATGTAGTGCGCAGCCTGTTCTGGACAGACTCCTTGTGTAAGATGAATTATGATCTATATGGAGATTTCGTGTCTTTTGACACGACATTCTCTACGAATATATATGGCTTGCCATTTGCACCAATTATAGGTGTCGACAACCATGGGTCGACCGTCCTGTTTGGAGTAGGTCTTTTGAAGGATGAGAAAATAGGGTCATTCAAGTGGCTCCTAAGCATGTTTGTCGAGGCAATGGGAGGTAAAGAGCCGAAATACATAATAACAGACCAGGACCAGGCGATGAAGACTGCAATAGAGGAAGCTCTTCCGAGAACGAGGCACAAGTTCTGCTGGTGGCATATTAGGAACAACCAGAAGGAAAATAATGCAGCAGTGTTTGCGCAACACCCAGGGATGTCTGATGATTTATTTCGAATCGTCAAAAACTCACTAGATCAAGACGAGTTTGATCGTGCCTGGAAAGAAGCCATTTCTATGCACAAGGTGGAAGGCAACAAACACCTGAACATGCTATGGGAACTCCGAAATTTTTGCGTGCCGGCCTACTTCAAGGACTGCTTCTATCCTTTCTCGTCAACAACCACTCGCAGTGAGAGCACGAATTCAATGTGGAAGAATTACGTCGACCACAAGGACACTATAAAAAGGTTTGTTGATGCGTATCACATGATTCAGCAAAATTGCCTCGCCACTCTTGACAAGAAAAGACACCGAACAGAAGAGAAGGCACCATCACTAGAGACGGGTTTTCCGATTGAAAGACAAGCAAGTCAAGTATACACAAATGAAATTTTTAGGAAATTCCAGATGGAGCTATGGAACCGGACTTACTTCAAGTGCTCTGACCTGACAAAGGGGAGGGCGTATTTTTTTAAAAAGATTACTGAGCCTGGAGAAAAAGTGTGGAAACCATATCCGGGCGAGGAATTTGACAAGTCTGAGTTCAGGGTAGATGTGGATGAGCAAAAAGAAATATACAGTTGCAGCTGCAAGAAAATGAGTAGGGATGGCATTCAGTGCTGCCATGTGCTTAAGGTGATGGACCAAACAGGCATGATCAATCAACTTCCAAAATCCTTTGTCATCCCCAGATGGACCAGGAATCTATCAGAGAGTCTGAAAGTTCTGTCTACAAGTCAAGGTGATAGCATGACCGCACAAGACGATGAAACTATGAGATTCTTCCTCGCTTACGCTGAGTTGTCGGATATCCGTTCAAATGCTTGCAGAAAAGAGAAGGCATACAGTGTGCTTCGTGAGTGTATggtagatatgaaaataaaagtcATGGCGGCACTTGCCGAGGAACCAGACACATGCATTCTTGccaaaactctcaagaaccctcCCATGAGTGGCTCAAAGGGCACGAAAAAAGGAGATCAAATCAAAGCTGGTTCTGAGAAGAAAGGAAAAGGCAACAAAGCTGCATCCAAGTGCGGCCGTTGTAGAGTAAAGGGTCATAGGAAAACAAACTGCCTGGATAACCCAGAAGTCCAGGAGAGGATGTGGATTGAAGAGGAGAAGAGGAAATCGCAGGAGGAGAAGAGGGCAAGGTCAATGAAATGGCCGACAACACCGACAACACCATCGAGGACATCAAACGGCTCAGGACAATGCACTCCAAGCCCAGGAGGAAGACGTCATACGCCAGCAACTCCAACGACCCCACTGACAGCAGGGAGCATTCACCAAAGTCTTGCATCTATGCCAGAATCGAACATCACACAAGCCAGGCACACAGAATGCGTGCAGGGAAGCCCGGGACAAGGCACGGAATCTGCACAgtccattttcagaaaggaaaggTCTGAGTGGAGACTTTTTGGTACGGGAGAACTGTACGAATAG